The proteins below are encoded in one region of Triticum aestivum cultivar Chinese Spring chromosome 1B, IWGSC CS RefSeq v2.1, whole genome shotgun sequence:
- the LOC123129668 gene encoding phytochrome A-associated F-box protein → MSGAEQQQQGEIAVVVAKRRRDGKEAAAAAEEVEPLSALADDVLLQILGRLEGDPRDWARASCASPRLAALLRAACFPPRLSRALPAELLPADGAPAAWAALHKMSVCCPGLLRAGILLEPSDDFGLELDIGPDLTVPASSSSSSSSLEPTATSSLQPPKAAAQAEPRPSDGTLAATDAAAWSLYDDLYLDAAYDCSETQIAAAPAPAATAEEEEAPPAANAVRRGVVSGTRRRARRWLGPVGSHLASGSWTLSREQGNKLLASRFRGDRLYICEWPGCVHAEERRKYMVFRGVFQDFARSQVRRALRDTRRPTVAVDCAFCGCTEAWDLYSAFCLRSFYGYHDDGEPVVRAYVCENGHVAGAWTERPLYA, encoded by the coding sequence ATGAGCGgcgcggagcagcagcagcagggggagatcgccgtcgtcgtcgccaagAGGCGGAGGGACGGCAAGGAGGCtgctgcggcggcggaggaggtggagcCGCTATCGGCGCTGGCGGACGACGTGCTGCTGCAGATCCTCGGACGCCTCGAGGGGGACCCGCGCGACTGGGCGCGCGCGTCCTGCGCGTCCCCGCGCCTCGCCGCGCTCCTCCGGGCCGCCTGCTTCCCGCCGCGCCTCTCCCGGGCGCTCCCCGCCGAGCTGCTCCCCGCGGACGGGGCGCCCGCCGCGTGGGCCGCGCTCCACAAGATGTCCGTCTGCTGCCCCGGCCTCCTCCGCGCCGGGATCCTCCTCGAGCCCTCCGACGACTTCGGCCTCGAGCTCGACATCGGCCCCGACCTCACCGTCCCGgcctcctcgtcatcctcctcctcatccctcGAGCCCACGGCCACCTCCTCGCTCCAGCCGCCCAAGGCCGCCGCGCAGGCCGAGCCGAGACCCAGCGACGGCACGCTGGCCGCCACGGACGCCGCCGCGTGGTCCCTCTACGATGACCTGTACCTGGACGCGGCCTACGACTGCTCCGAGACGCAGatcgccgccgcgcccgcgccggccgcaacggcagaggaggaggaggcgccgccgGCAGCCAATGCCGTCCGGCGCGGCGTGGTGTCAGGTACCCGTCGGCGGGCGCGGCGGTGGCTGGGGCCCGTGGGCTCGCACCTGGCGTCGGGGTCCTGGACGCTGAGCCGCGAGCAGGGCAACAAGCTGCTGGCCAGCCGGTTCCGCGGCGACCGGCTGTACATCTGCGAGTGGCCCGGGTGCGTGCACGCGGAGGAGCGGCGCAAATACATGGTGTTCCGCGGCGTGTTCCAGGACTTCGCGCGCTCCCAGGTGCGGCGCGCGCTGCGGGACACGCGGCGCCCCACCGTGGCCGTGGACTGCGCCTTCTGCGGATGCACGGAGGCGTGGGACCTCTACTCCGCCTTCTGCCTCCGCAGCTTCTACGGGTACCACGACGACGGCGAGCCCGTGGTGCGCGCCTACGTCTGCGAGAACGGCCACGTCGCCGGCGCCTGGACCGAGCGCCCGCTCTACGCCTGA
- the LOC123129678 gene encoding uncharacterized protein isoform X2 has product MTQRMLRCVYTQRRWAHRRGGFVTGGTGWSQKARPAAVMGAKKSEWWAVDGELHEIGEGVPHRERFAIPRDNLPNRRRKQMREQFMRRTRLVLKDSEHETWCKKYMELYQELRENWERLYWDEGYSKKIAEDRANYDSAEEDDLDFSPYRRRSSSVEPNKDLGSGESKQGETWERVTQIRDKFEYDRERRMRERAFAPMNMENNFGQQNWKRPEARTNQGFPRQT; this is encoded by the exons ATGACCCAAAGGATGCTGCGGTGTGTGTACACCCAGCGGCGGTGGGCGCACCGCCGGGGCGGCTTCGTCACCGGCGGCACCGGATGGTCGCAGAAGGCCCGCCCGGCCGCCGTGATGGGCGCGAAGAAGTCGGAGTGGTGGGCGGTGGACGGCGAGCTGCACGAGATCGGGGAGGGCGTGCCGCACCGCGAGCGCTTCGCCATCCCGCGCGACAACCTCCCGAACCGCCGCCGCAAGCAGATGCGCGAGCAGTTCATGCGCCGCACGCGTCTCGTCCTCAAGGACTCG GAACATGAAACTTGGTGCAAAAAATATATGGAACTGTACCAAGAACTTAGAGAGAACTGGGAACGGTTGTACTGGGATGAAGGTTATTCAAAAAAGATTGCCGAAGATCGCGCTAATTATGACTCTGCTGAAGAAGATGATCTAGACTTCTCACCATACAG GAGAAGGAGCTCCAGTGTAGAGCCAAACAAG GACCTTGGTTCTGGGGAAAGCAAACAGGGTGAAACATGGGAAAGGGTTACTCAAATTCGTGACAAGTTTGAGTATGACAGAGAAAGGAGAATGAGAGAGCGAG CGTTTGCTCCCATGAATATGGAAAACAATTTTGGCCAGCAGAACTGGAAAAGGCCAGAAGCCAGGACGAATCAGGGTTTCCCTCGACAAACTTAG
- the LOC123129678 gene encoding uncharacterized protein isoform X1 gives MTQRMLRCVYTQRRWAHRRGGFVTGGTGWSQKARPAAVMGAKKSEWWAVDGELHEIGEGVPHRERFAIPRDNLPNRRRKQMREQFMRRTRLVLKDSEHETWCKKYMELYQELRENWERLYWDEGYSKKIAEDRANYDSAEEDDLDFSPYSRRRSSSVEPNKDLGSGESKQGETWERVTQIRDKFEYDRERRMRERAFAPMNMENNFGQQNWKRPEARTNQGFPRQT, from the exons ATGACCCAAAGGATGCTGCGGTGTGTGTACACCCAGCGGCGGTGGGCGCACCGCCGGGGCGGCTTCGTCACCGGCGGCACCGGATGGTCGCAGAAGGCCCGCCCGGCCGCCGTGATGGGCGCGAAGAAGTCGGAGTGGTGGGCGGTGGACGGCGAGCTGCACGAGATCGGGGAGGGCGTGCCGCACCGCGAGCGCTTCGCCATCCCGCGCGACAACCTCCCGAACCGCCGCCGCAAGCAGATGCGCGAGCAGTTCATGCGCCGCACGCGTCTCGTCCTCAAGGACTCG GAACATGAAACTTGGTGCAAAAAATATATGGAACTGTACCAAGAACTTAGAGAGAACTGGGAACGGTTGTACTGGGATGAAGGTTATTCAAAAAAGATTGCCGAAGATCGCGCTAATTATGACTCTGCTGAAGAAGATGATCTAGACTTCTCACCATACAG CAGGAGAAGGAGCTCCAGTGTAGAGCCAAACAAG GACCTTGGTTCTGGGGAAAGCAAACAGGGTGAAACATGGGAAAGGGTTACTCAAATTCGTGACAAGTTTGAGTATGACAGAGAAAGGAGAATGAGAGAGCGAG CGTTTGCTCCCATGAATATGGAAAACAATTTTGGCCAGCAGAACTGGAAAAGGCCAGAAGCCAGGACGAATCAGGGTTTCCCTCGACAAACTTAG